A genomic window from Glycine soja cultivar W05 chromosome 10, ASM419377v2, whole genome shotgun sequence includes:
- the LOC114372629 gene encoding sodium/proton antiporter 2-like: MATFSIGTHLPMFQHLHNSRLPLLGLCTVESSPFFGSSSCRTRFAGAIPTLLRHNVLARAEDKARDPTPSSFQPQQSSQQQFQNLTPESGSCDPLCSLDETSSQEFEDSYQPKTDFLKAVAILATAATGAVAINHSWVATNQDLAMALLFVIGYAGIIFEESLAFNKSGVGLLMAVSLWVIRSIGAPSTDIAVSELTHASAEVSEIVFFLLGAMTIVEIVDAHQGFKLVTDNITTRNPRLLLWVIGIVTFFLSSVLDNLTSTIVMVSLLRKLVPPSEYRKILGAVVVIAANAGGAWTPIGDVTTTMLWIHGQISTVQTVKDLFVPSAVSLAVPLALMSLTSEVNGKGQNSPNVLASEQIAPRGQLVFSVGLGALIFVPVFKALTGLPPYMGMLLGLGVLWILTDAIHYGESERQKLKVPQALSRIDTQGVLFFLGILLSVSSLEAAGILREIANYLDAHVPSSELIASTIGLISAVIDNVPLVAATMGMYDVTSFPQDSEFWQLIAFCAGTGGSMLIIGSAAGVAFMGMEKVDFFWYLRKISGFAFAGYAAGIVAYLALHKLNISLPTLAEVPFLSGS; this comes from the exons ATGGCTACGTTTTCAATTGGGACACACTTGCCCATGTTCCAGCATTTGCATAATTCTAGACTTCCACTTCTTGGCCTTTGCACCGTTGAATCTTCACCCTTCTTTGGCTCCTCTTCTTGCAGAACCAGATTCGCAGGTGCCATCCCCACGTTGCTCCGTCACAATGTATTGGCACGTGCCGAAGATAAGGCCAGAGACCCTACACCTTCTTCCTTTCAGCCTCAACAAAGTTCTCAGCAACAGTTTCAG AACTTAACACCAGAATCTGGGAGTTGTGATCCCCTATGTTCACTCGATGAAACAAGCTCACAAGAGTTTGAAGACAGCTACCAGCCCAAGACTGATTTCCTCAAAGCTGTTGCAATATTAGCAACAGCTGCAACTGGGGCAGTGGCAATTAATCATTCTTGGGTAGCCACTAATCAG GATCTTGCTATGGCATTGCTATTTGTAATAGGATATGCAGGCATCATATTTGAAGAATCTCTAGCCTTCAATAAAAGTGGAGTGGGACTGTTGATGGCTGTAAGCTTATGGGTGATACGGAGTATTGGG GCTCCATCAACTGATATAGCTGTTTCAGAGCTTACACATGCATCTGCAGAAGTCAGTGAAATAGTGTTTTTCTTGCTTGGTGCAATGACCATTGTTGAGATCGTTGATGCTCATCAAGGATTTAAGCTGGTTACTGACAATATAACAACCCGAAACCCACGCCTTCTCCTCTGGGTG ATTGGAATTGTTACATTTTTTCTCAGTTCAGTTCTAGACAACCTGACATCCACCATAGTTATGGTTTCTCTGTTGCGGAAATTGGTGCCTCCATCAGAGTACCGAAA GATTCTTGGAGCTGTTGTTGTAATAGCAGCAAATGCGGGGGGTGCATGGACTCCTATTGGTGATGTTACAACTACTATGCTGTGGATACATGGGCAAATATCTACAGTTCAAACAGTGAAG GATTTGTTTGTACCTTCAGCCGTTTCTCTAGCTGTTCCACTGGCTCTAATGTCCCTGACAAG TGAAGTTAATGGGAAGGGACAAAATTCTCCCAATGTCTTGGCATCGGAACAGATTGCTCCTCGAGGACAGCTTGTTTTCTCTGTGGGTTTAGGAGCTTTGATTTTTGTCCCAGTATTCAAGGCTCTTACAGGTTTGCCTCCATACATGGGGATGCTGCTTGGACTCGGTGTGCTTTGGATCCTCACAGATGCTATCCATTACGGTGAATCTGAAAGGCAGAAGCTAAAAGTACCCCAGGCTCTCTCAAGGATAGACACCCAAGGAGTACTATTCTTTCTGGGAATTCTATTATCCGTTAGCAG CCTGGAGGCAGCTGGGATTCTTCGGGAAATAGCAAACTACCTTGATGCACATGTGCCAAGTAGTGAACTGATTGCCAGTACTATTGGACTCATATCTGCAGTAATAGACAATGTTCCATTGGTTGCTGCCACAATGGGAATGTATGATGTCACTTCTTTCCCTCAGGATTCTGAGTTCTGGCAATTGATTGCATTTTGTGCTGGTACTGGTGGATCCATGTTAATTATTGGCTCAGCTGCTGGAGTTGCGTTCATGGGGATGGAAAAGGTGGACTTCTTTTGGTACTTACGAAAG ATTAGTGGCTTTGCTTTTGCAGGTTATGCTGCTGGTATCGTTGCctatttagctctccataaacTCAACATCTCCCTACCAACTCTAGCAGAGGTTCCTTTCCTTTCTGGTTCATAA